The Capsicum annuum cultivar UCD-10X-F1 chromosome 1, UCD10Xv1.1, whole genome shotgun sequence sequence AACTCCCACCTCCCAAACATCCTGCACAAGCCTTGTGTTTGTGGGTTGATCTGACCATTGTGGCATTGTCACCATTGGCACTCCCAAACAAATTGTTTCCAAAGTCAAATTCCACCCACAGTGCGTCAGAAAGCACCCTATTGATTCATGTTCCAACACTTGTAATTGTGGACACCAGAACACTACTAAGCCTTTTTCTCTTGTTGATTCGTCTAAAAAGTTCTTGGGAAGTTTGGGTTCTTCACTGGATCTAACTACCCACAAGAACTTCTTGTTTCTATTCTTCATACCCCATGCCATTTCTTCCAGTTGCTCAGCTTCTACTTTGTCTAAACTTCCAAATGATACATACAACACTGAGCTAATTTGGAGAAATGGAGCATTGGGTTGACATGACCTTGGCCTGGATATGGTAAGATCAAATAGTGAGCTTTATGAGTAGTCATCTTTTGCAACTTCTCAATGAATGGAATAGCAAATTAAGATTTGAGAGGATGGGTGAATTATGTAGTGAAAATGTGGTTCTTATAGTTTGTTGATAGAGTTGAAGTTCACAATTTGGATCAACATGCCTAACAAAGTGTATTTGGCTTCTTCCTAAAATGTGGTCCTTTGATACAAGGCAGCCCACAAAGGACACAAAACAGCTACAAAACGTCATAAAACAGTCCACTAGAACGAGGCACAAATGgcaacaagaacacaaacacaaaaCACACGATTTGAAATAGATAAATGGACAGATAGTTAGACAGTTAGACAAATGAAGATGTAAATCCTAAGAACCCTAAGATATATCAAATCTAAGGACCCTTAACACCTACACAAGACAATCacttgtcacaccctttttttaaccaaaaaaacaaagattattgattttaaagtttgaaggagtttttattattaagtgacaaaaatgaaaatttatttcgaaatgGATTATTTACatatcaaaactcagagtcgctgtcacaacccgaaccgaggccctgacAGCGACGAGTATCTCGAACCGTGAATGCCCGAGTACCCTTCTCTATCCGGCAATCATACACACATTCATATAGTATGAAGGAAAAATgctgaatataaaacaatacagaatcatggtcaacttttatttcaaactactcaATACTGAAATGAGTTCATAAAGATAAAAAACATCTAACTCTAGTCTACAAAATttttactgtaataccccaacttaggaaggagtcccacatcagtAAAACACAGGtgggatactgggtatataagtaagagaGCTTTACTCCCTAGTGACATGTTTTAAAGCTGTGCGGTCCTGGGCCCAGAGCGgaaaatatcactagtgggttgggacgtgataggggtatctcgggcctgtATGGTTTGGGATTGCTGTCGCGGACAGGGCCTTGGGTTGGGTCATGACAGAATGATATCAG is a genomic window containing:
- the LOC124889284 gene encoding UDP glycosyltransferase 9-like; this encodes MAWGMKNRNKKFLWVVRSSEEPKLPKNFLDESTREKGLVVFWCPQLQVLEHESIGCFLTHCGWNLTLETICLGVPMVTMPQWSDQPTNTRLVQDVWEVGVRRDVIEECIKLVMEEEKGKVIRENARKWKELARNTVDEGGSSDKNIEEFFFKLVTIS